The following are from one region of the Chromobacterium phragmitis genome:
- a CDS encoding ABC transporter substrate-binding protein, giving the protein MKKLQKLMLALSLSSGLVWAGPNDVLHIYNWSGSLSDNIVRQFEKRCDCKVVQDYYGDNEEMLAKLAAGAKGYDMVFPSSFVVQAMTKQKLLQPLDHRQIPNLKYVAPAYLSQSYDPGNRYTIPTVLSLTSVGYNAEKLQKLGVDPGSWSVIFDPNVLRKIKGKVTVLDSSREVFAAALFYLGKDPNKATDADMRAARDVIKKAKPYWAAFSNASYLKQLAVGNIWAALGYSTEFFQASEDARLTKRPFHIGNVPQREGNEIGVDTMAITASAKRPDLAHQFINFMLDGKNAAQLTNLNGATNPVSTASAYFRADLKANPVINPTAEQAKTWTVLRELTPAERRALARMWTEVKVSR; this is encoded by the coding sequence TTGAAAAAGTTGCAAAAGCTGATGCTCGCCCTGTCGCTGTCTTCCGGCCTGGTCTGGGCCGGTCCCAATGACGTGCTGCACATCTACAACTGGAGCGGCTCTTTGTCCGACAACATCGTCAGGCAGTTCGAGAAGCGCTGCGATTGCAAGGTGGTGCAGGACTATTACGGCGACAACGAGGAAATGCTGGCCAAGCTGGCCGCCGGCGCCAAGGGCTACGACATGGTGTTTCCGTCCAGTTTCGTCGTGCAGGCGATGACCAAGCAAAAGCTGTTGCAGCCATTGGACCACCGCCAGATTCCCAATTTGAAGTATGTGGCGCCGGCCTATCTGTCGCAAAGCTACGATCCGGGCAACCGCTACACCATCCCCACCGTGTTGTCGCTGACCTCGGTGGGCTACAACGCGGAGAAACTGCAAAAACTGGGCGTGGACCCTGGCAGCTGGTCGGTGATCTTCGATCCGAATGTGCTGCGGAAGATCAAGGGCAAGGTGACGGTGCTGGACAGCTCGCGCGAGGTATTCGCCGCCGCGCTGTTCTATCTGGGCAAAGACCCGAATAAGGCGACCGACGCCGACATGCGCGCCGCGCGCGACGTGATCAAAAAAGCCAAACCGTACTGGGCGGCCTTCTCCAACGCCAGCTACCTGAAGCAGCTGGCGGTCGGCAATATCTGGGCGGCGCTGGGCTACTCTACCGAATTCTTCCAGGCCAGCGAGGACGCGCGCCTGACCAAGCGGCCATTCCATATCGGCAACGTGCCGCAGCGCGAGGGCAATGAGATCGGCGTCGACACCATGGCGATCACAGCCAGCGCCAAGCGGCCGGACCTGGCGCACCAGTTCATCAATTTCATGCTGGACGGCAAAAACGCCGCCCAACTGACCAACCTCAACGGCGCGACCAACCCGGTATCCACCGCCAGCGCCTATTTCCGCGCCGACTTGAAAGCCAACCCGGTGATCAATCCTACGGCCGAGCAAGCCAAGACATGGACGGTCTTGCGCGAACTGACGCCCGCCGAGCGCCGCGCGCTGGCGCGGATGTGGACGGAAGTGAAGGTCAGCCGCTAA
- the rdgB gene encoding RdgB/HAM1 family non-canonical purine NTP pyrophosphatase — MFDQLVLASNNAGKLKEFGALFAELGVTVRPQRDFDVPECPEPHHTFLENALEKARHASRLTGLPALADDSGICVEALGGAPGVYSARFAGEPKSDARNNALLVEKLQGEANRRAWYYCVLVLVRHADDPQPLVADGIWLGEVRDEAAGEGGFGYDPYFHLPSYGVSVAELDAGEKNRVSHRGQALAALMAKLKALA; from the coding sequence ATGTTCGACCAACTGGTTCTCGCCAGCAACAACGCCGGCAAGCTGAAGGAGTTCGGCGCCCTGTTCGCCGAGCTGGGTGTCACCGTCCGCCCGCAGCGCGATTTCGACGTGCCGGAATGCCCGGAGCCGCACCACACTTTTCTGGAAAACGCGCTGGAGAAGGCGCGCCATGCCAGCCGGCTGACCGGTCTGCCGGCGCTGGCCGACGACTCCGGCATCTGCGTGGAAGCGCTGGGCGGCGCGCCGGGCGTATACTCTGCCCGCTTCGCCGGCGAACCCAAATCCGACGCGCGCAACAACGCGCTGCTGGTGGAAAAGCTGCAGGGCGAGGCCAACCGCCGCGCCTGGTACTACTGCGTGCTGGTGCTGGTGCGCCATGCCGACGACCCGCAACCGCTGGTGGCCGACGGCATCTGGCTGGGCGAAGTGCGCGATGAGGCGGCCGGCGAGGGCGGCTTCGGCTATGACCCGTATTTCCACCTGCCGAGCTACGGCGTATCGGTGGCCGAGCTCGACGCCGGAGAGAAGAACCGCGTCAGCCACCGGGGCCAGGCGCTGGCCGCGCTGATGGCCAAGCTCAAGGCGCTGGCATGA
- the hemW gene encoding radical SAM family heme chaperone HemW, whose amino-acid sequence MSVVDLSALTGGLRELPPLALYVHFPWCIRKCPYCDFNSHEPKNGFDEMAYVDALLRDLEYSLPEVWGRPLTSIFMGGGTPSLFSPQAMDVFLAGVRARMKLHPDAEITMEANPGTFEIERFRGYREAGINRLSIGIQSFDPKHLKALGRIHDGDEAKRAVEIALTHFDNVNLDLMYALPGQTLGEALSDLNTALSYGITHLSAYHLTIEPNTMFAAQTPNNLPDDEVSADMQEAIESCLAAAGFDHYETSAFAKPGRHSRHNLNYWQFGDYVGIGAGAHGKISSHAGIVRQMRHKQPAAYLKAVADGNPLQSSQKVARADLPFEFMMNLLRLTGGFESRLFQERTGLPLALIRRQLDDAQAQGLLEGDGAMLRPTLKGQRFLNDLLTLFLKEGDE is encoded by the coding sequence ATGAGCGTGGTCGACCTGTCGGCGCTGACGGGCGGCCTGCGCGAGCTGCCGCCCCTGGCGCTGTACGTGCATTTTCCGTGGTGCATCCGCAAGTGCCCGTATTGCGACTTCAACTCGCACGAGCCGAAAAACGGCTTCGACGAGATGGCCTACGTCGACGCGCTGCTGCGGGATCTGGAATACTCGCTGCCCGAGGTATGGGGCCGTCCGCTGACCAGCATCTTCATGGGCGGCGGCACGCCCAGCCTGTTCAGCCCGCAGGCGATGGACGTCTTCCTGGCCGGCGTGCGCGCGCGGATGAAGCTGCATCCGGACGCCGAGATCACGATGGAGGCCAATCCCGGCACCTTTGAGATCGAGCGTTTCCGCGGCTACCGCGAGGCCGGCATCAACCGGCTGTCCATCGGCATCCAGAGTTTCGATCCCAAGCACTTGAAGGCGCTGGGCCGCATCCATGACGGCGACGAGGCCAAGCGCGCGGTCGAGATCGCGCTGACCCACTTCGACAACGTCAATCTGGACCTGATGTACGCGCTGCCGGGCCAGACCCTGGGCGAGGCGCTGTCCGACCTGAACACCGCGCTGTCCTACGGCATCACCCATCTGTCGGCCTATCATCTGACGATAGAACCGAATACGATGTTCGCGGCGCAAACGCCGAACAACCTGCCGGACGACGAGGTGTCGGCCGACATGCAGGAAGCGATAGAATCCTGTCTGGCAGCCGCCGGTTTCGATCACTACGAAACCTCGGCCTTCGCCAAGCCCGGCCGCCATAGCCGGCACAATCTCAATTACTGGCAGTTCGGCGACTACGTCGGCATCGGCGCCGGCGCCCACGGCAAGATCAGCAGCCATGCCGGCATCGTGCGCCAGATGCGGCACAAGCAGCCGGCGGCCTATCTGAAGGCGGTGGCGGACGGCAATCCGCTGCAAAGCAGCCAGAAAGTCGCCCGCGCCGACTTGCCGTTCGAATTCATGATGAATTTGCTGCGCCTGACCGGCGGCTTCGAGAGCCGCCTGTTCCAGGAACGCACCGGGCTGCCGCTGGCGCTGATCCGCCGCCAGCTGGACGACGCCCAGGCGCAAGGCCTGCTGGAGGGCGATGGCGCCATGCTGCGCCCGACGCTGAAAGGCCAGCGCTTTCTCAACGATTTGCTCACCCTGTTCCTCAAAGAAGGAGATGAATAA
- a CDS encoding RidA family protein, protein MAKEIIHTDKAPAAIGAYSQAVKAGNTVYLSGQIPLDPATMAVVEGGFAAETHQVFKNMKAVCEAAGGSLDQIVKLNAYLTDLSNFATFNEIMGQYFSQPFPARAAVGVASLPKGVLVEAEAVLVL, encoded by the coding sequence ATGGCTAAGGAAATTATCCACACCGACAAGGCTCCGGCTGCCATCGGCGCCTACTCGCAAGCCGTCAAGGCAGGCAACACCGTCTATCTGTCCGGCCAGATCCCGCTGGACCCGGCCACCATGGCCGTGGTGGAAGGTGGTTTCGCCGCCGAAACCCACCAGGTGTTCAAGAACATGAAGGCCGTGTGCGAGGCCGCCGGCGGCAGCCTGGACCAGATCGTCAAGCTCAACGCCTACCTGACCGACCTGTCCAACTTCGCCACCTTCAACGAAATCATGGGCCAGTACTTCAGCCAGCCGTTCCCGGCCCGCGCCGCCGTCGGCGTGGCCAGCCTGCCCAAGGGTGTGCTGGTGGAGGCCGAAGCGGTGCTGGTGCTGTAA